The following coding sequences lie in one Miscanthus floridulus cultivar M001 chromosome 9, ASM1932011v1, whole genome shotgun sequence genomic window:
- the LOC136480497 gene encoding uncharacterized protein yields MPRSAACSSPPRPVPHAVPRAPSRAPPRVVAAAHALSHAPASCAPRVVPHPTRRRAASRPASLKPPSPARRAAPRRLGDQIFDLQREVSRGYTEDEDDDKNNGASSQEVLCNDPYCTCPNLKNKVPPPSPPPPPPPPTMEGYCGEGATQFAMWSHY; encoded by the exons ATGCCCCGGTCGGCTGCATGCTCGAGCCCGCCCCGCCCCGTCCCCCATGCCGTCCCGCGCGCCCCGTCCCGCGCCCCGCCACGCGTGGTCGCCGCGGCCCACGCCCTATCCCACGCGCCGGCCAGCTGCGCGCCCCGGGTCGTGCCCCATCCCACTCGTCGGCGAGCCGCGTCCCGCCCCGCGAGCCTCAAGCCGCCAAGCCCCGCGCGTCGTGCCGCGCCGCGCCGGCTGGGA gaccaaatcttcgatctacaaagggaagttagcagagGGTACACGGAAGATGAAGATGACGACAAAAACAATGGTGCAAGTTCACAGGAggtactctgcaatgatccatattgcacctgccctaatctcAAGAACAAGGTGCCTCCaccatcacccccgccaccaccaccaccaccaacaatggaaggctactgtggagaaggtgcaacacaatttgctatgtggtcacactactag